A genomic window from Motilibacter aurantiacus includes:
- a CDS encoding lysophospholipid acyltransferase family protein, translating into MAEQSAGPLPPWLARGLALVRSRMAGDPAVDAFGFDRELTETVLAAPLRPLVDHWFRVESRGLAHVPADGGALVAANHSGTLPIDALVTQAVLMDRHPAHRPLRLLAGDLVFTLPLIGEIARRSGATMARRENAERLLTSGELVGVFPEGYKGLGKPYAERYRLRRFGRGGFVRAALRTGTPIVPCAIVGAEEIYPMVADAAPLARLLGLPYFPVTPTFPWLGPLGLVPLPSKWLIEFLPPLRTAGYGPGAADDRALVLELTARVRESIAQKLGQLLEERGPAFG; encoded by the coding sequence ATGGCTGAGCAGAGCGCCGGCCCCCTGCCGCCCTGGCTCGCACGTGGGCTCGCCCTCGTCCGGTCCCGGATGGCCGGCGACCCTGCCGTCGACGCGTTCGGCTTCGACCGCGAGCTCACCGAGACGGTGCTGGCCGCTCCGCTGCGCCCTCTGGTCGACCACTGGTTCCGCGTGGAGTCCCGCGGGCTGGCCCACGTCCCTGCCGACGGCGGCGCCCTCGTCGCGGCCAACCACTCCGGCACGCTGCCGATCGACGCGCTGGTGACCCAGGCCGTGCTCATGGACCGGCACCCGGCCCACCGCCCGCTCCGGCTGCTCGCCGGCGACCTCGTCTTCACCCTGCCGTTGATCGGGGAGATCGCCCGCAGGAGCGGTGCGACCATGGCCCGCCGGGAGAACGCCGAGCGGCTGCTGACCTCCGGCGAGCTGGTGGGGGTCTTCCCGGAGGGCTACAAAGGGCTGGGCAAGCCGTACGCCGAGCGCTACCGGCTGCGGCGGTTCGGGCGCGGCGGCTTCGTGCGGGCCGCGCTGCGCACGGGCACGCCGATCGTCCCGTGCGCCATCGTCGGCGCGGAGGAGATCTATCCGATGGTCGCGGACGCGGCCCCGCTCGCGCGCCTGCTCGGGCTGCCGTACTTCCCCGTCACCCCGACGTTCCCCTGGCTCGGCCCGCTCGGGCTCGTGCCCCTGCCGTCCAAGTGGCTGATCGAGTTCCTCCCGCCGTTGCGGACAGCCGGCTATGGGCCGGGCGCCGCGGACGACCGCGCGCTGGTGCTGGAGCTCACCGCGCGCGTCCGCGAGTCGATCGCGCAGAAGCTGGGCCAGCTGCTCGAGGAGCGCGGGCCGGCCTTCGGCTGA
- a CDS encoding 30S ribosomal protein bS22 yields the protein MGSVIKKRRKRMAKKKHRKLLRRTRVQRRKK from the coding sequence GTGGGTTCTGTCATCAAGAAGCGCCGCAAGCGGATGGCGAAGAAGAAGCACCGCAAGCTGCTCCGTCGCACCCGCGTGCAGCGTCGCAAGAAGTAG
- a CDS encoding sensor domain-containing phosphodiesterase gives MATALAERRQRVLHLARTHLGMDVAWLSRFTGGEQLIVQADGDLAGIGLEINCGTSYEDSYCARVLTGDLPSVIPRARHDPRTRDLPITARLGIGAYVGVPVSRPDGSAEGMLCCVSRSAQPRLDDRDARFLQLLARLLEESDDSALQAAAADEEQARDRSRTRMLRALAAREVQPVFQAIVRLHDLQVVGVEALSRFDRSLGTDPAQVFSDAGQLGLGPDLELVAIERALEQLADLPEGMRLGLNASPQALMDPRLTARLLDERGDRLCLEVTEHAPVRDYPTLVRTLDGLRAEGVKIAVDDAGAGFASLRHILQLRPDSIKLDLEITRGIAADPVRQALAQSLLGFARSLQAELLAEGVETGEDLQALRSLGVDLVQGYLFGRPGPLAQAVSTKESRR, from the coding sequence GTGGCGACAGCTTTGGCCGAGCGCAGGCAGCGCGTCCTGCACCTTGCACGAACCCACCTCGGCATGGACGTCGCCTGGCTGTCGCGGTTCACCGGCGGAGAGCAACTGATCGTCCAGGCCGACGGCGACCTCGCCGGCATCGGCCTGGAGATCAACTGCGGCACGAGCTACGAGGACTCCTACTGCGCCCGGGTGCTCACCGGTGACCTTCCCTCGGTCATCCCACGGGCGCGGCACGACCCCCGCACCCGCGACCTCCCGATCACCGCCCGGCTCGGGATCGGGGCCTACGTCGGGGTCCCGGTGAGCCGGCCGGACGGGTCGGCCGAGGGCATGCTCTGCTGCGTCAGCCGCAGCGCCCAGCCCCGGCTCGACGACCGGGACGCGCGCTTCCTCCAGCTGCTGGCCCGGCTGCTCGAGGAGAGCGACGACAGCGCGCTGCAGGCCGCCGCGGCCGACGAGGAGCAGGCCCGCGACCGCTCCCGGACCCGGATGCTGCGGGCGCTCGCCGCCCGCGAGGTCCAGCCGGTCTTCCAGGCCATCGTCCGCCTCCACGACCTGCAGGTCGTCGGGGTCGAGGCGCTCTCCCGCTTCGACCGCTCGCTCGGCACCGACCCGGCCCAGGTCTTCTCCGACGCCGGGCAGCTGGGCCTCGGCCCGGACCTGGAGCTGGTCGCCATCGAGCGGGCGCTGGAGCAGCTCGCCGACCTGCCGGAGGGGATGCGGCTGGGCCTCAACGCCTCGCCGCAGGCCCTGATGGACCCGCGGCTGACCGCCCGGCTGCTCGACGAGCGCGGGGACCGGCTCTGCCTCGAGGTCACCGAGCACGCGCCCGTGCGCGACTACCCCACGCTGGTGCGCACGCTCGACGGGCTGCGCGCCGAAGGCGTGAAGATCGCCGTGGACGACGCCGGCGCGGGCTTCGCCAGCCTGCGTCACATTCTCCAGCTGCGCCCGGACTCGATCAAGCTCGATCTGGAGATCACCCGCGGCATCGCGGCCGACCCGGTGCGCCAGGCCCTCGCGCAGAGCCTGCTCGGCTTCGCCCGCTCACTGCAGGCGGAGCTGCTGGCCGAGGGCGTGGAGACGGGCGAGGACCTGCAGGCCCTCCGGTCCCTGGGGGTCGACCTGGTGCAGGGCTACCTGTTCGGCCGTCCCGGGCCGCTGGCTCAGGCGGTCTCGACGAAGGAGTCGCGCAGGTAG
- a CDS encoding helix-turn-helix domain-containing protein — translation MAGKDRAAGAALGEVRFLTVAEVASIMRVSKMTVYRLVHNGDLPAVRVGRSFRVPEQAVHDYLRDSFVETA, via the coding sequence ATGGCAGGCAAGGACCGGGCCGCGGGAGCGGCCCTCGGCGAGGTGCGGTTCCTGACCGTCGCCGAGGTCGCGTCGATCATGCGTGTCTCCAAGATGACGGTCTACCGGCTCGTCCACAACGGCGACCTGCCCGCGGTCCGCGTCGGCCGGTCCTTCCGCGTGCCGGAGCAGGCCGTCCACGACTACCTGCGCGACTCCTTCGTCGAGACCGCCTGA
- a CDS encoding acetoin utilization protein AcuC, translating into MTSPVEVAWDASFLSYDFGPCHPMSPLRLDLTMRLADELGLLAGVKVTDAPLADERLLGLVHDAGYVEAVKAASLEPAYADFDHGLGTDDTPAFSGMHEASAHYVGATVQGAEHVWSGQAAHAVNISGGMHHALRGSAAGFCVYNDCGVAISRLLELGAERVAYVDVDVHHGDGVEEAFYADPRVLTISLHETGLALFPGTGWPASSGAAGAEGTAVNVALPPGTGDSGWLRAFDAVVPPLLAEFRPQVLVTQHGADSHAADPLAHLALSLDAQRQSYATLHELAHEHCEGRWIATGGGGYEPVDVVPRAWAHLLAIAAHRPVDPATACPDSWRSYVSELVGRPAPARMTDGADPSFVPWARGYDPADPLDQAVLATRAAVFPCFGLDPQP; encoded by the coding sequence GTGACGAGTCCGGTCGAGGTCGCGTGGGACGCCTCGTTCCTGTCCTATGACTTCGGCCCCTGCCACCCGATGTCGCCGCTCCGGCTCGACCTGACCATGCGGCTGGCCGACGAGCTGGGCCTGCTGGCGGGGGTGAAGGTGACCGACGCCCCGCTCGCCGACGAACGGCTGCTCGGGCTGGTCCACGACGCCGGGTACGTCGAGGCGGTCAAGGCGGCCAGCCTCGAGCCCGCGTACGCCGACTTCGACCACGGGCTCGGCACCGACGACACCCCCGCCTTCTCCGGCATGCACGAGGCCAGCGCGCACTACGTCGGGGCGACCGTGCAGGGCGCGGAGCACGTGTGGTCCGGGCAGGCGGCCCACGCGGTGAACATCAGCGGGGGGATGCACCACGCGCTGCGCGGCTCGGCGGCCGGGTTCTGCGTCTACAACGACTGCGGGGTCGCGATCTCGCGGCTGCTCGAGCTCGGCGCCGAGCGGGTCGCGTACGTCGACGTCGACGTCCACCACGGCGACGGCGTGGAGGAGGCGTTCTACGCGGACCCTCGGGTGCTGACGATCAGCCTGCACGAGACCGGGCTCGCGCTCTTCCCCGGCACCGGCTGGCCGGCTTCGAGCGGGGCAGCGGGGGCGGAGGGGACCGCCGTCAACGTCGCCCTGCCGCCGGGGACGGGCGACTCGGGCTGGCTGCGCGCCTTCGACGCCGTCGTGCCCCCGCTGCTCGCCGAGTTCCGGCCGCAGGTGCTGGTCACCCAGCACGGCGCCGACAGCCATGCCGCCGACCCGCTGGCGCACCTCGCGCTCTCGCTCGACGCCCAGCGCCAGTCGTACGCCACCCTGCACGAGCTCGCCCACGAGCACTGCGAGGGGCGCTGGATCGCGACGGGCGGTGGGGGCTACGAGCCCGTCGACGTGGTCCCGCGGGCCTGGGCGCACCTGCTCGCCATCGCCGCGCACCGGCCGGTCGACCCCGCGACCGCCTGCCCGGACTCCTGGCGGTCGTACGTCAGCGAGCTCGTCGGCCGCCCCGCTCCGGCGCGCATGACCGACGGCGCCGACCCGTCGTTCGTCCCGTGGGCGCGGGGCTACGACCCGGCGGACCCGCTGGACCAGGCGGTCCTGGCGACCCGGGCCGCTGTCTTCCCGTGCTTCGGGCTGGACCCGCAGCCCTGA
- a CDS encoding MFS transporter has translation MSPNARARGRAPVFLAFAGFALFWGCWGALLPAVQESAGVDDRALGLALLMVGLGALLTMRATGALVDRYGPRVLPLTALALAAAALGPALVSGGAALAAALLLLGAASGAMDVAMSAAAVARETAERRPLLNLANAAFSATVVVASLAAGGLRAAGVGPLAVFGGVALVLVGLAATVLRPARGAPRPVARARGPRPRRLLPAPTLLVLGGLGGLAYLVENAWQSWGAVHLESTLDAPAGISAAAPATFAACAAVGRVAGNRLLSAYAAPALLPVAAAVAALGSLLAALAPTAPVALAGIALAGTGTSVCMPTLVSVAGAWAGDDRQASATSSVAATAYLGFLVGPAVVGLVAGAASLRAALVGVAALAALLCVLAPAVGWAARRPRR, from the coding sequence GTGAGCCCGAACGCGCGTGCCCGCGGCCGCGCGCCGGTCTTCCTCGCCTTCGCCGGCTTCGCGCTCTTCTGGGGCTGCTGGGGCGCGCTGCTCCCGGCCGTCCAGGAGTCCGCGGGCGTCGACGACCGCGCGCTCGGGCTCGCGCTGCTCATGGTGGGGCTCGGCGCGCTGCTGACCATGCGGGCGACCGGGGCGCTGGTCGACCGATACGGCCCGCGGGTCCTCCCGCTGACCGCGCTGGCCCTGGCAGCGGCCGCGCTCGGGCCCGCGCTGGTGTCCGGCGGCGCGGCGCTGGCCGCGGCACTGCTCCTGCTCGGGGCCGCGTCCGGCGCCATGGACGTGGCGATGAGCGCCGCGGCCGTCGCCCGGGAGACGGCCGAGCGGCGGCCGCTGCTCAACCTGGCGAACGCCGCCTTCTCGGCGACCGTGGTCGTGGCGAGCCTGGCCGCCGGCGGCCTGCGCGCGGCCGGGGTGGGCCCGCTGGCCGTGTTCGGCGGCGTCGCCCTCGTCCTCGTCGGGCTGGCCGCGACCGTGCTCCGCCCGGCACGCGGGGCCCCTCGCCCGGTGGCCCGGGCGCGCGGCCCCCGCCCCCGACGGCTGCTGCCCGCCCCCACGCTGCTCGTCCTCGGCGGGCTGGGCGGCCTGGCGTACCTCGTGGAGAACGCGTGGCAGAGCTGGGGCGCCGTGCACCTGGAGTCCACGCTCGACGCGCCGGCGGGGATCTCGGCGGCGGCGCCGGCGACGTTCGCGGCCTGTGCCGCGGTGGGCCGGGTCGCCGGCAACCGGCTGCTGTCCGCGTACGCCGCCCCGGCCCTGCTCCCCGTCGCCGCCGCCGTCGCCGCGCTGGGGTCGCTGCTCGCGGCCCTCGCCCCCACGGCTCCGGTCGCGCTCGCCGGCATCGCGCTCGCCGGCACCGGGACCTCGGTCTGCATGCCGACGCTCGTGAGCGTCGCGGGCGCGTGGGCCGGCGACGACCGGCAGGCCTCGGCGACCTCGTCCGTGGCCGCCACGGCGTACCTCGGCTTCCTCGTCGGGCCGGCGGTGGTCGGGCTGGTGGCGGGCGCGGCGTCCCTGCGGGCCGCGCTCGTCGGGGTGGCGGCCCTGGCGGCGCTGCTGTGCGTGCTCGCACCGGCGGTAGGCTGGGCGGCCCGCAGGCCGCGCCGGTGA
- a CDS encoding ABC transporter permease yields the protein MRTAEAFRVALDALRANRLRSALTMVGVVIGVAAVVLLVAIGSGAKREVETQVEGLGANLLLVVPGRFELGSAPSISRLTLDDIDVLGRVVGDRRAVAVTVASGEQVRVGSRSLFVTVSGTNENVPFVLDQPLARGSYFTETDVETRRRVAVLGSVVAETLFGDREPLGRFVTIGGVRFRVTGVLAERGTAFGVSRDQEVQVPVTAAQRLFGVDRIDGLAVKAPTSDDVDRLAPRLVEALQDKYPDEEFSAVSQSQILGTVGTILGLLTLVLAAIAAISLVVGGVGVSNIMLVSVRERTREIGLRKALGARQRDILLQFLVEAVLLTTVGGVIGIGLGVGGSLLVDAVSPLPAVVSWWSPAVAFAVSVAVGVFFGVAPARRAGRLDPVVALRQE from the coding sequence GTGAGAACCGCGGAGGCGTTCCGGGTCGCGCTGGACGCGCTGCGGGCGAACCGGCTGCGCTCCGCGCTCACCATGGTGGGCGTGGTCATCGGCGTGGCCGCGGTCGTCCTGCTGGTCGCGATCGGCAGCGGCGCGAAGCGCGAGGTCGAGACCCAGGTCGAGGGCCTCGGCGCGAACCTGCTGCTGGTGGTGCCGGGCCGGTTCGAGCTCGGGTCGGCGCCGTCGATCAGCCGGCTGACGCTGGACGACATCGACGTGCTCGGCCGCGTGGTCGGGGACCGGCGCGCGGTGGCGGTGACGGTCGCCTCCGGCGAGCAGGTACGGGTCGGCTCCCGCTCGTTGTTCGTGACCGTCAGCGGCACGAACGAGAACGTGCCGTTCGTCCTCGACCAGCCGCTGGCCCGCGGCAGCTACTTCACCGAGACGGACGTGGAGACGCGCCGCCGGGTGGCGGTCCTCGGGTCTGTGGTGGCCGAGACGCTCTTCGGTGACCGCGAGCCGCTCGGCCGCTTCGTCACGATCGGGGGCGTGCGGTTCCGGGTCACGGGCGTGCTCGCCGAGCGCGGCACGGCCTTCGGGGTGAGCCGCGACCAGGAGGTGCAGGTCCCCGTCACCGCCGCGCAACGGCTCTTCGGCGTGGACCGCATCGACGGCCTCGCCGTGAAGGCGCCCACCAGCGACGACGTCGACCGGCTGGCCCCGCGGCTGGTCGAGGCGCTGCAGGACAAGTACCCCGACGAGGAGTTCTCCGCCGTCTCCCAGTCGCAGATCCTCGGCACCGTCGGGACCATCCTCGGGCTGCTGACGCTCGTGCTCGCGGCGATCGCGGCCATCTCGCTGGTGGTGGGCGGCGTGGGGGTGTCCAACATCATGCTGGTGAGCGTGCGCGAGCGGACGCGCGAGATCGGGCTGCGCAAGGCGCTCGGTGCGCGCCAGCGCGACATCCTGCTGCAGTTCCTGGTCGAGGCCGTGCTGCTGACGACCGTCGGCGGGGTCATCGGGATCGGGCTCGGGGTCGGCGGCTCGCTGCTCGTCGATGCGGTCTCCCCGCTGCCGGCCGTCGTGTCGTGGTGGTCGCCGGCGGTCGCCTTCGCGGTGTCCGTCGCGGTGGGCGTCTTCTTCGGCGTCGCGCCGGCGCGGCGCGCGGGCCGGCTCGACCCGGTGGTGGCGCTGCGGCAGGAGTAG